Proteins encoded by one window of Apus apus isolate bApuApu2 chromosome 15, bApuApu2.pri.cur, whole genome shotgun sequence:
- the TP53INP2 gene encoding LOW QUALITY PROTEIN: tumor protein p53-inducible nuclear protein 2 (The sequence of the model RefSeq protein was modified relative to this genomic sequence to represent the inferred CDS: inserted 2 bases in 1 codon), with protein sequence MFQRLTSLFFSDSNTQEGLEEPKPFVEEEEEEDGWLVIDLAGSRARPSPARRAAAGGTGRSVRSRPAPPXGPPALPSPSLAGPCLMDESWFVTPPPCFTAEEPGPGGMGSSPMEDLLIEHPSMSVYITSSLEVDGEGPEDDAAGEVPEPRPERRVPHHGRALALKAAVLEQAGQARRAQRARQRAERPRLSQKALQRQNRALQRQNRALQRPPGRAGTVLHQPCQRRGNY encoded by the exons ATGTTTCAGCGTCTCACCAGCCTCTTCTTCAGTGACAGTAACACTCAGGAGGGCTTAGAGGAGCCCAAACCCTTtgttgaggaggaggaggaggaggatggctGGCTTGTAATTGATCTTGCAg GCAGCCGAGCCcgccccagcccagcccggcgaGCGGCTGCCGGTGGGACCGGGCGCTCGGTGCGATcccgcccggccccccc cggccccccagcactgccctcccCTTCCCTGGCTGGTCCCTGCTTGATGGACGAGAGTTGGTTTGTCACCCCTCCCCCCTGTTTTACTGCAGAGGAGCCGGGCCCCGGCGGCATGggcagcagccccatggaggACCTGCTGATCGAGCACCCCAGCATGTCTGTCTACATCACCAGCTCCCTCGAGGTGGACGGGGAGGGTCCCGAGGATGATGCTGCCGG GGAGGTGCCGGAGCCGCGGCCGGAGCGGCGCGTCCCGCACCACGGCCGCGCCCTGGCGCTCAAGGCCGCCGTCCTGGAGCAGGCGGGGCAGGCGCGGCGGGCGCAGCGGGCGCGGCAGCGGGCGGAGCGGCCGCGGCTCAGCCAGAAGGCGCTGCAGCGGCAGAACCGGGCCCTGCAGCGGCAGAACCGGGCCCTGCAGCgcccgccgggccgcgccggCACCGTcctgcaccagccctgccagcgCCGCGGCAACTACTGA